The following coding sequences lie in one Phaenicophaeus curvirostris isolate KB17595 chromosome 5, BPBGC_Pcur_1.0, whole genome shotgun sequence genomic window:
- the CNTF gene encoding ciliary neurotrophic factor isoform X2, whose protein sequence is MAAADSPSAALRHRDLCSRGIRLAGKMRLDVINLLDTYVERQGLDASASMAAVEGVPVAAVEHWDEQTGTQRLLENLVAYRAFRVLLAQMLEEQREQLGEADTTLGRALAAVLLQVSAFAYHLEELLRLESRGPPSEEGAEPPPPPPVSLFERKLRGLRVLRELAQWALRSSRDLRQLAKASPGSGSAPSPPNSP, encoded by the exons ATGGCGGCAGCTGACAGCCCCTCCGCTGCCCTCCGCCATCGTGACCTGTGCAGCCGGGGCATCCGCCTGGCTGGGAAGATGCGCTTGGATGTCATCAACCTCCTGGACACCTAT GTGGAGCGACAGGGCCTGGACGCCTCGGCCAGCATGGCGGCAGTGGAGGGTGTGCCGGTGGCCGCAGTGGAGCACTGGGATGAGCAGACAGGGACCCAGCGGCTGCTGGAGAACCTGGTGGCGTACCGGGCATTCCGAGTGCTGCTGGCCCagatgctggaggagcagcGGGAGCAGCTGGGCGAGGCGGACACCACCCTGGGCCGCGCACTGGCGGCCGTCCTGCTCCAGGTTTCAGCCTTCGCCTACCACCTCGAGGAGCTGCTGCGGCTGGAGAGCCGTGGGCCGCCCagtgaggagggagctgagccgCCCCCGCCACCCCCCGTCAGCCTCTTTGAGAGGAAGCTGCGTGGCCTGCGAGTGCTGCGGGAGCTGGCCCAGTGGGCACTCAGGTCCTCGCGGGACCTGCGGCAACTCGCCAAGGCCAGCCCGGGCAGCGGCTCAGCCCCCAGCCCGCCCAACAGCCCTTGA
- the CNTF gene encoding ciliary neurotrophic factor isoform X1 gives MICLSLLIPEAGIRSVVPGPRRGRGGEPGQQTCEWSSRLECTSSARDCPPRAGQALCRKLGARDCCPAMAAADSPSAALRHRDLCSRGIRLAGKMRLDVINLLDTYVERQGLDASASMAAVEGVPVAAVEHWDEQTGTQRLLENLVAYRAFRVLLAQMLEEQREQLGEADTTLGRALAAVLLQVSAFAYHLEELLRLESRGPPSEEGAEPPPPPPVSLFERKLRGLRVLRELAQWALRSSRDLRQLAKASPGSGSAPSPPNSP, from the exons ATGATCTGTCTGTCGCTGTTGATCCCAGAGGCGGGAATTCGCAGCGTCGTGCCAGGCCCCAGGCGCGGAAGAGGGGGAGAACCAGGCCAGCAGACGTGTGAGTGGAGCTCCCGGCTGGAATGCACCAGCTCAGCAAGGGATTGTCCTCCCCGGGCTGGGCAGGCGCTGTGCCGCAAGCTGGGTGCCCGTGACTGCTGCCCGGCCATGGCGGCAGCTGACAGCCCCTCCGCTGCCCTCCGCCATCGTGACCTGTGCAGCCGGGGCATCCGCCTGGCTGGGAAGATGCGCTTGGATGTCATCAACCTCCTGGACACCTAT GTGGAGCGACAGGGCCTGGACGCCTCGGCCAGCATGGCGGCAGTGGAGGGTGTGCCGGTGGCCGCAGTGGAGCACTGGGATGAGCAGACAGGGACCCAGCGGCTGCTGGAGAACCTGGTGGCGTACCGGGCATTCCGAGTGCTGCTGGCCCagatgctggaggagcagcGGGAGCAGCTGGGCGAGGCGGACACCACCCTGGGCCGCGCACTGGCGGCCGTCCTGCTCCAGGTTTCAGCCTTCGCCTACCACCTCGAGGAGCTGCTGCGGCTGGAGAGCCGTGGGCCGCCCagtgaggagggagctgagccgCCCCCGCCACCCCCCGTCAGCCTCTTTGAGAGGAAGCTGCGTGGCCTGCGAGTGCTGCGGGAGCTGGCCCAGTGGGCACTCAGGTCCTCGCGGGACCTGCGGCAACTCGCCAAGGCCAGCCCGGGCAGCGGCTCAGCCCCCAGCCCGCCCAACAGCCCTTGA